Part of the candidate division WOR-3 bacterium genome, AGTTTCATGCGGGACCTGCAGCCAATTGCCTTGCGGATGGCAAGACGGCAGAACCTTTTCGTCGAGCCGGCCAAGATATCCGGCCTGTGCGGCAAACTCCTGTGTTGTCTGAATTTTGAAGAAGAGAGCTACCGCCAGGGTCTAGCTGAACTACCAAAGGTCGGTGCCACGCTCAGGACTAGTCGAGGTATAGGTAAAGTTGTCGGTGTTGAGGTATTGTCGCGCCGGGTAAGGGTACGTTACGATGACCAGGTTGAACAATTTATTGTCTTTAAGGACGGCATGGCGAAGGAGGAGGAGTTGTCAGAATCGTCCGGCGCTCTGCGGGTGGAATCAGGAATGAAGAGTCTAGGGACCCAGGGGCCCAGCGGCTCTGTCTTCGAACCCCTCAACCGTGAGACGACCGAACCCTGTTCTGTCAGCGAAAGGACTATCGGTAGACCGAGGAGTACAAGACATGGCTGAAATCTCACTCCGGGATAGCTGGCTCCGGCAACTCAGC contains:
- the ricT gene encoding regulatory iron-sulfur-containing complex subunit RicT; the protein is SFMRDLQPIALRMARRQNLFVEPAKISGLCGKLLCCLNFEEESYRQGLAELPKVGATLRTSRGIGKVVGVEVLSRRVRVRYDDQVEQFIVFKDGMAKEEELSESSGALRVESGMKSLGTQGPSGSVFEPLNRETTEPCSVSERTIGRPRSTRHG